The sequence CGTCATCGTCTTCATCTACCGCGACGAGGTGTACAACGAGGACAGTCCCGACAAGGGCACCGCCGAGATCATCATCGCCAAGCAGCGCAACGGCCCCATCGGCACCGTGCGCCTGACCTTCCTCGGGCAGTACACCCGCTTCGAGAATTTCGCCCCCGATCCTTACGCCGAGGACGATTATTGAGCGCCAATCCCCGTATTCTCCTCGATGCCGACGCCCTGCGGGCCAACCTGGCCCGGGTGTGGGCCTTGGCGCCGCAAGCCAAAGTACTGGCGGTGGTCAAGGCCGACGCTTACGGTCATGGACTTGTGCCGGTGGCGCGGGCGCTGGCGGGGGCCGACGGTTTCGCGGTGGCGCGGGTGGGGGAGGGAATCGAACTGCGCCGGGCCGGCATCGGCCACCCTGTCGTGGTGCTGGGCGGTTTCCTCGACCGCGGGGAGGCCGAGGCCTGTGGCCGTCACCGCCTGGATCCGGTGATCCACGATCCTGCCCAGTCGTCCTGGCTGCCGGAAGACGTCCGTCCCTGGATCAAGTTCGACAGCGGCATGCACCGCCTGGGACTGGACGAGGCGGCCTTCCGCCGAATCGTCTCCCGTCTGGCGCCGCGCCGTCCGGTGCTGATGACCCATCTGGCCTGTGCCGACGAGACCGACAATCCGGCCACGGCGGAACAACTGCGCCGTTTCGGCCGTCTCTGCGAGGGGACGGCCTTCGAGCAGAGCTGCGCCAATTCCGCCGCCATTCTTGCCTGGCCCCAGAGCCACGGGGACTGGGTGCGGCCGGGGCTGATGCTCTACGGCATTTCCCCGTTCCCCGGCCGCAGTGGTGCCGAGCTGGGGCTGCGGCCGGCGATGGCCTTCCGTGCCCGCCTGATCGGCGTGCGCGAGCTGCCGGCCGGCGAGGCGGTGGGCTACGGCGGCGCCTGGGTGGCCCGGCGGCCCACCCGCCTGGGGGTGGTGGCCGCCGGTTACGGGGACGGCTATCCGCGCGAGGTGAAGCCCGGAACCCCGGTGTGGATCGGCGGGCGGCGGGTGCCGGTCGTCGGCCGGGTGTCGATGGATCTGCTCACCGTGGACCTGACCGACCATCCTGGCATCGCCCCGGGGGCGGAGGTGGAATTGTGGGGGCCGAACTTGCCGGTCGAGGAGATCGCCGCCTGTGCCGGCACCATTCCCTACACCCTGGTCTGCGGCATTACCGCTAGGGTGGCGCGGATCGAAACCGAACGGAGCGAGGATGGCGCGCGCCAAGGTTGTCTATAGCTGCAGCGAATGCGGCCACACCCAGCCCAAGTGGGCCGGGCGCTGTCCCGCCTGCGGGGCCTGGAGCACGCTGATGGAGACGGTGGCCGAAGCCAAACCGGCCGCCGGCCGTTTCGCCGGCTATGCCGGTGCCGCCGGCGAGGGCCGCATCGTTCCCCTGGGTGAGGTGGAGGCCGCCGAGGTGGCGCGGATCGCCACCGGCCTCGGCGAGCTCGACCGGGTGCTGGGGGGCGGGTTGGTGAAAGGCTCGGCGGTGCTGATCGGCGGCGATCCCGGCATTGGCAAGTCCACCCTGTTGCTGCAGGCGGCGGCGGCGCTGAGCCGCAGTGTCAGGATTCTTTACACCACCGGCGAGGAGTCGGTGCAGCAGGTGGGACTGCGGGCCGAGCGCCTGGTCGCCGACTGCCGCCGGGTGCCGGTGCTGGCGGAGACCGCTTTGGAGCGGATCTCGGCCATCGCCGAACGCGAGCGGCCGGAAGTGCTGGTGATCGACTCGATCCAGACGGTCTACAGCGAACAGCTCAGCTCCGCCCCCGGCTCGGTGGCCCAGGTGCGTGAATGCGCCGCCCAGCTGGTGCGCCAGGCCAAGGCCCGGCAGATGGCCCTGTTTCTGGTGGGCCACGTCACCAAGGAGGGGGCGCTCGCCGGCCCGCGGGTGCTGGAACACATGGTGGACACGGTGCTGTATTTCGAGGGCGAGGCCGGCAGCCGCTTCCGGGTGCTGCGGGCGGTCAAGAACCGCTTCGGCGCCACCGGCGAACTGGGGGTGTTCGCCATGACCGAGGGTGGGCTGAAGGAGGTCAGGAACCCCTCGGCCATCTTCCTGTCGCGCCAGAGCGACGACGCCCCCGGCAGCGCCGTGTGCGTCATCCGCGAAGGCAGCCGGCCGCTGCTGATCGAGGTCCAGGCCCTGGTGGACGACAGCCCCCTGGGCAATCCCCGCCGCATCACCGTGGGGATGGAGCACAACCGTCTGGCGATGCTGCTGGCGGTGCTGCACCGCCATGGCGGCGTCCCCCTGGCGGGGCAGGACGTGTTCGTCAACGTGGTCGGCGGGGTGCGCCTGGCGGAGACCGCCGGCGACCTGGCGGTGGTGGCGGCGGTGCTGTCGAGCCTCAAGGACCGCCCCCTGCCGCGGGACTGGGTGATCTTCGGCGAGATCGGCCTCACCGGCGAGGTCCGTCCCGTGCCCCACGGCGAGGAACGCCTGCGCGAGGCCGCCAAGCACGGCTTCAAGCGCGCCATCGTCCCCAGGGCCAACGTGCCCAAGAAGGGCGTCGAAGGGATGGAGATCGCGGCGGTGCGGACTTTGCAGGAGGCGTTGGAAGCGCTGTGAACGTCGGCCGCTCACGCGGTCACCCGACAGCCGCATTCCAGGGTGATGTCCACCGGCGAGATCAAGCGTCGGGTTTTTTCCCGGCGCACGTGCAGCACCACCAGGGTGGTGGGATCGAACACCACCACGTCCTTGACCCCCTGGGACAGATAGAACGGCGGGCCAAGCTCCAGATCCTTGGCCTCGAAACCGCGGCTGACCACCTCGACCACCGCTTCGGGAACGACCGTCAGGGCGCGGTCCTGTTGTTCCTCCGGAGGCTCCTCGCAGAAGATGGCGATGTCCGGGCGCTTGAGGCCGTTGGGAAACTGGATGTACACGTCGAGGGCGTGGACGCAGCCGCACTTCCCGTCGCCCTTGCGGATGCTTTGGGCAATGCGCTCGACGTGCTTCTGATGCCGATAGACCGGTTGCGCCTCCCAGATGGGCAGGCCGGCGACGATCTCCAGGCGGATCCCAAGCTCGTCGGCGCGCAGCATCTGGGCCAGCTGTTCCTCGGGGGTCACGTCTCGATCCGCGTTCCCAAAAGCTCCAGAAAGGCGCGCATCCATGCCGGATGGGCCGGCCAGGCGGGGGCGGTGACGAAGTTGCGGTCCACGTGGGCGTTGCTGTAGTCGGCGTTGGGGCCGACGTATTGGGCGCCGGCCAGTTCCACCTCCGGGGCCACCGCCGGATAGCAGCTGATCTCACGGCCCTCGATCACCCGGGCGGCGCTGAGCAGCTGGGCGCCGTGGCAGATGGCGGCGATGGGCTTTTCGGCCTCGGCGAAGTGGCGCACCACCTCCAGCACCTTCGGCTCCAGGCGCAGGTATTCGGGGGCGCGGCCGCCGGGGATCACCAGGCCGTCGTAACCGGCCGGGTCGACGGCGTCGAAGTCGGCGTTGAGGGCGAAGCGGTGGCCGGGTTTTTCGGTGTAGGTCTGATCGCCCTCGAAATCGTGGACCGCGGTCTTGACCGTATCCCCCGCCTTCCTGCCGGGGCAGACCGCATCCACCCGGTGGCCGGCCATCGCCAGCATCTGGAACGGCGCCATGACCTCGTAGTCCTCCACGAAGTCGCCTGCCAATAACAGGATATTTTTCGACATGTCGTCCTCCTCGTCTGTTGACATCGTTGCGGGCATGTTACCGCTCCACGGAACTTACTCGAACCTGTTTGGAGTGATCCGAACCTGTTCGATGTCCGCTTCCTGCTTCACAGGGTGAGCCTCACTCGGAGGCGCTTCCGCGTCCGAGCCAGCGCTCATCCCTCCACAGGCGTTTACCCTGTCGGTGAAGCTCACCGCCAGCTTCTCAAGATTGATCGCTGCATTCAGGTCGCGATCAATCTCAAACTGACACGTGTCGCAGCGGAAAATCCGCTCCGACAACTTCAATTCCGCTTTGACCGCACCGCAATTCGAGCAGGTCTTGCTGGATGGGTAGAATCTGTCAGCAAGAACGATTTCACAGCCGTACAGCTTCGCCTTGTATTCAAGCTGTCTGCGCAGCTCGTAAAAGGACGCATCGGCAATGTGCCGGGACAAATGGCGGTTCTGCATCATGCCCGACACATTCAAATCCTCGATGACGATGATGTCGTGGTTGAGAACGAGCTGCGTGGTCAGCTTGTGCAGCGCATCCTTGCGGATGTTGCCGATTCTGCGGTGCAGTCGGGCCAGTGCCATCTGCGCCTTGCGCCGGTTGTGGGAACCTGTTTGCTTTCGGGAAAGTTGCTTGTTTAACCGGCGCAGTTTGCGCAAAAGACGATTAAGCGCCTTTGGCCCTTCAACGACTTCTCCCGTGGACAGGGTCGCAAGGGCTTTCACGCCCAAGTCCACGCCAACCGCTCCGCCGTGGTTCTTGCGCGGTTGGTTGGGGTGGTGTGGCGTATCCACCAGTATGGACACATACCAGCGATCCGCCTGGCGTGAGATGATCGCCTGCTTGCTCTGTCCACGAAAGCGAACCGGCTCCCGCATACGCACCCACCCCAGCTTGGGGATGCGTATCGCTGAGCCCTTCACCTTCACGGCATCAGCGCCCGGTCTGGCAGGCCCGTTGTCAATGCGGAAGCTGTCGTTGACGCCGCGCTTTTTGAAGCGCGGAAAACCGGGCTTTTCACCGTTTTTCACCCTACGGAAGAAGTGATCGAATGCCGAACCCAAATCCTTCACAGCCTGTTGGACAGCGGATTTGGGAACTTCCAGCATCCAGGGAAACTGCTCCCGCTTGATGGCGTTGAGTTCCTTGCGCAACAGTGCTTCATCGACTTTCTTTCCGTCCTTGTACCGCTGCTGCCACCGCTCCAACGCCCAGTTGTAGGCGAACCGGGCAACGCCACACCCTTTGGCGAAGAAGGTGGCTTGCCGATGGTTGGGTTTCAGCTCAATCCTGTGCGCCAGCAGCATTTTTCTGATAGTCGAGGCCAGAGCCCAAGTCTTCGATCACTTCATAGTGCCATCCGTTGGATGGGCAGTAAAGCGCAAGCAGCGCCCGCTACGCGCCCACCTGCGCAGCGTGCCGGTTGCCACCCCCAGCCGCTCCGCTGCTTGCCCCATAGCCATTACGAGCAATTATTCAAGAGCTGCTGTTAGCCCAGCCGGCGGCGGTTTGCAAACCCAGCTTGAAATCGGCGCGGCTGCTCCCCATAACTTTCACGATGGCAATCAAGTCAAGGGGGATGAATCATGACTGCAGGCACAGGTTTCGATCCCATCGACCGGACCGTTCAGAAGACTTTCGAATGGCTCAAGGAGATTGAACGGGAACTGGGCAGCGATGACCGTTACCGGGCCTATCACGCCCTGCGTTCGGTGCTCCATCATCTGCGCGACCGTCTGGCCGTGAACGAGGCGGCCGATCTGGCGGCGGAGCTGCCGCTGCTGATCCGCGGCATTTTCTACGAGGGCTGGAATCCGGCCAAGGTGCCGGTGAAGGTCCGCCATCGGGACGAGTTCCTGGGGTTGATCGCCAGGGATTTTCCCGAAGAGCCGGAGGAGAATGCGGAAAAGATCGCCCGCGCCGTGTTCAATGTGTTGCGCCGCCACGTGGCGGCGGGCGAGATCGAGGACGTGCTGAACGCTCTGCCGAAGGAACTTCGGGAACTGTTCGCCTAGACGCTTCCTGCCCCAGGTGAAACGCCCCGGCGGGACTTTCCACCGGGGCGTTTTGGTTGCGCCCCTGTCGCCGTGCCGTTACATTGACCGGAAAAACGGCGCCGATCCATGCAGAATACGTCATTTTCCTGTTGGTGGTTGGTGATACCGGCCGCAGTGGCCGGGCTGATCTATCTGCTCGCGCCGGTACTCATGCCCTTCGTCATCGGCGCGCTGCTGGCCTATCTGGCCGACCCGCTGGCCGACCGCCTGGAGGCGTGGAAACTGGGGCGCACCACCGCGGTGGTGATCGTGTTCGGCCTGCTGCTGTTGCTCCTGATCGTGGTTCTGCTGATTCTGATTCCCGCTCTGGAGCGCCAGGTTTCCCGGTTTCTCACCGATCTTCCCCGCTACCTGGGTTGGATTCGGGACACCCTGATTCCCTGGCTCGAGGCGCGGTTGGGGATCGATCTGGCCGAATACGATCCGCGGGCGGTGGTGGAGCTGCTGCAGCAGGACTGGCGGCGGGCCGGCGGTATCGCCGCCGCGGTCGCCGGCTCTCTCACCCGTTCGGGGGCGGTGATTCTCGGTTGGTTGATGAACGCGCTACTGATTCCGGTGGTGACCTTTTACCTGCTGCGGGACTGGGACCGGCTGGTGGCCGGGGTCGCCAATCTACTGCCCCGGCGCACGCTGCCGACGGCGGCCCGGCTGGCGCGGGAGGCCGACGAGGTGCTGGGGGCGTTTCTGCGCGGCCAGCTGTCGGTGATGGTGGCCCTGGGGGTGATCTACAGCACGGGGCTGGCGCTGGTGGGCCTGAACACGGCGATGGTGATCGGCATGATCGCCGGGATCATCAGTTTCATCCCCTATCTGGGGAGCTTCGTCGGCGTGGTGCTGGGGGTGCTGGCGGCTCTGGTGCAGTTCCACGACCTGTGGCACGTGGGGCTGGTGCTGGCGGTGTTCGGGGTGGGGCAGATGCTGGAGGGCATGATCCTGACGCCCCTGCTGGTGGGCGACCGCATCGGCCTGCATCCGGTGACGGTGATCTTCGCGGTGATGGCCGGCGGCCAGCTGTTCGGGTTCCTCGGGGTATTGCTGGCCCTGCCTACGGCCTCGGTGATCATGGTGCTGCTGCGCCACGTTCACGAGCTTTACAGGGCCAGCGCTTGGTATGCCTGAGGGGGCGGATCAGCGCCCGGTTTTCCGGTGGGATCTCCGCAGTCCTGGCAGCATCAAGGCGAAGCCGAGCAGGGCCGCCGGCGCAGGTTCTGGAATGCTGGACGCAAGCGGTGAGGGGGAGACCACGCCGACCAGATTGAATTCTCCATCCCACTTGTTAGGCCCGTTCATGGTCAGGCGCACGGCGCCGATGTCGTGCAAATCGAGCGATGGGTTGTCGGAGAGGAAGTCGCTGAATTGGAACACGTGGTCCGCCGCAGAGGTAAAGGTGTGGCTGGCACCGGCCCGCTCGCCGGTCGTGTCCCAAAGGTCCAGGGTCGCGATGACGTTCAGATCAATGCTCATAACCTCCAGCAGGATGCCATAGTTGCTGCTCGAGGAGAGAAAATCGATGCCCCCGAGGCCGTCGGTGTCGATATTGGCGTCAATGCCGGGATCGGCGGTGATCTGATGGGCGCCGTCCCATACCAAGGTGACTTCCCCCTGGACGGAGCTATCGTTGCTGATGGACATATAGTTACTACCAAGATTTCCTGGGCCGATGACCAGGGAACTTCTAAGGAGTGGGCTTGAAGTTCCGCTTTTTTCGATGTAAACGTCCCGATAGCCGCCCAGGATCCCGGTGCCGGAAACCTGGGTGCCAGGAGCTGTTACAACAGCGCATCCCGGGTTGGCCGCGTCGAAGGTGGTACAGCCGTTGTCCCCGGCGACTTCCTGATACTGATCGACGGAGAAGTCGTCGATCAGTATCGAGACGATTGGAGTCGCCTGACACAGGCTAACGCCAGAGCTAAGCAGCGCGACTCCCAAAAAAGACTGTAAACGTGTGGGTTTCATAGTGGACTCCTGTTTGTTGTTTTTGTCGTGATGAAAATCAACGTGTTACTGGCACAATACTGACAAGGATATCAGCGTAAGCCATAGTCTATCAAAAAATGACAAAAAACCAACAAATTTGTCAGCCGCACTCGTAGCACCGCTTGACCCGCCCGCGCTCGCCCACCGTCTCCAGGCGCACGGTGAAGCCCCACAGGCGGTGGACGTGCTTGAGCACTTCCTCGGCGCTGTCGGCCAGGGGGCGGCGGTTGTGCTGGAAGTGGCGCAGGGTGAGGGAGCGGTCGCCGCGGGTGTCCACCGACCAGACCTGGATGTCCGGCTCCAGGCTGCCCAGATTGTACTGTTCAGCCAGTTTCTCGCGGATGGCGCGATAACCTGCCTCGTCGTGGATGGCGCTGATCTCCAGTTCCTCCTCCTGGTCGTCGTCGAGAACGGCGAACAGATGGAAGTCGCGGATCACCCGGGGGGAGAGGTACTGGGCGATGAAGCTTTCGTCCTTGAAATTGCGCATGGCGAAGTCCAGGGTTTCCAGCCAGTCGCTGCCGGCGATCTCCGGGAACCAGCACCGGTCTTCTTCGCTGGGGTGCTCGCAGATGCGCCTGAGGTCGCGGAACATGGCGAACCCGAGGGCGTAGGGATTGATGCCGTTGTAGAAGTCGTGGTCGAAGGGGGGCTGGGCGATGACGGCGGTGTGGGTTTCGAGGAATTCGAGCATGAAGCCGTCGCTCACCAGCCCCTCGTCGTAAAGCCGGTTCAACAGGGTGTAGTGCCAGAAGGTGGCCCAGCCTTCGTTCATCACCTTGGTGTGGCGTTGGGGATAGAGGTACTGGGCGATCTTGCGGACGATGCGGACGATCTCCCGCTGCCAGGGTTCCAGCAGGGGGGCGTTCTTCTCGATGAAGTAGAGCAGGTTTTCCTCCGGCTCCGGCGGGAAGCGTTCCTCGCGGAACTCCCGCCGCCGCGGGCTTTCGGGGACGGTGAAGCGCCACAGGTCGTTGACCTGGCTCTGGAGGTAGGCCTCCCGTTCCTTCTGGCGCTGCTGTTCCTCCCGCAGCGACAGGGGCGGGGGCTTGCGGTAGCGGTCCACGCCGTAGTTCATCAGGGCGTGGCAGGCGTCGAGGATCTCCTCCACCGTCTCCTCGCCGTAGCGTTCCTCACACTCGGTGATGTAGTTCTTGGCGAACACCAGATAATCGACGATGGCGTCGGCGGCGGTGAAGGTGCGGAACAGGTAGTTGTTCTTGAAGAAGGAATTGTGGCCGTAGCAGGCGTGGGCGATCACCAGCGCCTGCATCGTCACGGTGTTCTCCTCCATGAGATAGGCGATGCAGGGATTGGAGTTGATCACCAGCTCGTAGGCCAGCCCCATCTGCCCGCGTTTGTAGTGCTTTTCGATGGAGAGAAACTGCTTGCCGAAGGACCAGTGGTGGTAATAGACCGGCAGGCCGCAGCTGGCGTAGGCGTCCATCATCTGTTCCGAGGAGATGACCTCGATCTGGTTGGGATAGGTGTCGAGGCCGAATTCCGCCGCCAGGCGGGCGATCTCGGCGTCGTATCTTTCCAGCAGTTCGAAGGTCCATTCGGAGCCGGTGGAGAGGGGGGTTCGCTCACTCATGCCAACTTCCAAAGGTCAGTGTGGGGAGGGTGGAGCCGGGTCCACAGGGCGTACCCGGCCTGGATGGCCGGGTCCGAGCCTCCAGGGAGGGATTCACGGCGTCCCTGTGGACCCGGCTCCACCCTCCCCGGCCGCCTACAGTCATCGATCAATCCCCTTCTTGCGGAACAGCTCCCGGAACACCGGGTAGATGTCCGCCGGCGAGTCGATGGCCTGCATGGCGAAGTTGGGCCAGCGCTGCGCCACCTTTTCGTACTCCTGCCACAGCCCCAGCGGGTAGTCGTTGTCGATCTCCACGTAGGCGTAATATTGCAGCCAGGGCATGATTTCCTCGTCCAGCAGGCGGCGGCAGTTGCCCGAATCCTCCGGCCAGTTGTCGCCGTCGGATGCTTGGGCGGCGTAGATGTTCCAGTCCTGGGTGGGGTAACGGGCGCGGATGATGTCGCGCATCAGCACCAGGGCGCTGGAGACCACGGTGCCGCCGGTCTCGCGCGAGTAGAAGAATTCCTCCTCGTCTACTTCCTTGGCGATGGTGTGGTGGCGGATGAAGACCACGTCGGTGCGCTCGTAGTTGCGCGACAGGAACAGGTACAGCAGCAGGAAGAAACGCTTGGCCAGATTCTTCTTGTACTGGTCCATGGAGCCGGAGACGTCCATGAGGCAGAACATCACCGCCTGGGTGGTGGGCTTGGGGATCTGGATGCGGTTGCGGTAGCGCAGATCGAGCGTGTCGATGAAGGGGACGGCGGCGATGCGCCGTTTGAGCAGGTCGATTTCCTGCGCCAGCGCTTCGATGTCCCTTTCCGGAGCGTCTTCGGCTTTGAGGGCGGCCAGTTCGGCCTCCAGTTCCCTAAGGCGGCGGCGCTTTCCCGCGGTCAACGCGATACGGCGGGCGTGGGCCTCGCGCAGGGATCTTATCACGTGCAGATTGGGGGGAATGCCGTCCTTGCTGAAGCCGGCCGGGACGGATTGGTGGGCCACCTCCTGGGCCAGCCTGGTCTTGACCAGATCCGGCAGTTCCAGATCCTCGAAGAAGAATTCCAGGAACTCGTCCCGCGACAGTTCGAAGACGAAATCGTCCATGCCCTCGCCCTGGTTACTGGCCCGGTTGCCGCGGCCGGCGCCGCCCTCGGGGCGGGGGATGCGGTCGCCGGTGACGAAATCCCGGTTGCCGGGGTGGACGATCTCGCGCCGCCCGCCGGGGCCGTGCTGGAACACCGGTTCGGACAGATCCTTGGCCGGGATGGTGACCCGTTCGCCGCTGTCGGTGTCGGTGACCGAGCGCCCATCCACCGCGTCGGAAACCGCCTTTCTGATCTGCCTGCGGAAGCGCTTGAGAAAGCGCTGGCGGTTGACGGCGCTCTTGTGCTTGGGATTGAGGCGGCGGTCGATGATCTGGGACATGGCCGCCTCCTCAAGTGGATTTTCTTACCCGTAGATACCATTCGCACAGCAGGCGCATCTGTTTGGGAGTGTAGCCCTTTTCCACCATGCGGTTGACGAAGTCCTCGTGCTTCTTTTTGTCCTCCGCCGAGGCCTTGGCGTTGAAAGAGATCACCGGCAGCAGTTCCTCGGTATTGGCGAACATCTTTTTCTCGATCACCCGCCGCAGCTTCTCGTAGCTGGTCCAGGAGGGGTTCTGGCCGCCGTTCTTGGCCCGGGCCCGCAGCACGAAGTTGACCACCTCGTTGCGGAAGTCCTTGGGGTTGGAGATGCCGGCGGGTTTCTCGATCTTCTCCAGCTCCTCGTTGAGGGCGCGGCGGTCGAAGATCTCGCCGGTGTCCGGATCGCGGTACTCCTGATCCTGGATCCAGTAGTCGGCGTAGGTGACGTAGCGGTCGAAGATGTTCTGGCCGTACTCGGCGTAGGATTCCAGATAGGCGGTCTGGATCTCCTTGCCGATGAAGTCGATGTAGCGCGGGATCAGATATTCCTTGATGTAGCGCAGGTATTTTTCCTCGGTCTCCGGCGGGAACTGTTCCTGGACGATCTGCTGTTCGAGGACGTAGAGCAGATGCACCGGGTTGGCGGCCACCTCGCTGTGGTCGAAGTTGAACACCTTGGAGAGGATCTTGAAGGCGAAGCGGGTGGAAAGTCCCTCCATGCCCTCGTCGACGCCGGCGAAATCCTTGTATTCCTGGTAGGACTTGGCGCGGGGATCGGTGTCCTTGAGGTTCTCGCCGTCGTAGACCCGCATCTTGGAGTAGATGCTGGAGTTCTCCGGCTCCTTCAGGCGCGAGAGGACGGCGAACTGGGCCAGCATCTCCAGGGTGTGGGGGGCGCAGGGGGCGTCCTTCAGGGAGCTGTGGCGCAGCAGCTTGTCGTAGATCTTGACCTCCTCGGACACCCGCAGGCAGTAGGGCACCTTGACCACGTAGATGCGGTCGAGGAAGGCTTCGTTGTTCTTGTTGTTCTTGAACTGCTGCCATTCGGATTCGTTGGAATGGGCCAGGATGATGCCCTCGAAGGGGATCGCCGGCAGACCCTCGGTGCCCTTGTAGTTGCCCTCCTGGGTGGCGGTCAGCAGGGGGTGGAGCACCTTGATCGGAGCTTTGAACATCTCCACGAATTCCATGATCCCGCGGTTGCCGCGGCACAGGCCGCCGGAGTAGCTGTAGGCATCCGGGTCGTCCTGGGCGTAGTGCTCCAGCTTGCGGATGTCCACCTTGCCCACCAGGGAGGAGATGTCCTGGTTGTTCTCGTCCCCCGGTTCGGTCTTGGCGATGGCGCGCTGGTCGAGGATGGAGGGATAAAGCTTGACGACCTTGAACCGGGTGATGTCGCCGCCGAACTCGTGCAGGCGCTTGCCGGCCCAAGGTGACAGGATGGGCTTGAGATAGCGGCGCGGGATCCCATATTCGTCTTCGAGGATGGGACCGTCCTCTTCGGGGTCGAACAGGCCGAGGGGGTTTTCGTGGATCGGCGAACCCTTGATGGCGTAGAAAGGCACTTTTTCCATCAGGGACTTGAGCTTTTCCGCCAGGGACGACTTGCCCCCGCCCACCGGTCCCAGCAGGTAGAGGATCTGCTTGGCCTCCTCCAGCCCCTGGGCGGCGTGGCGGAAGTAGGCGACGATCTGCTCGATGGTCTCCTCCATGCCGTAAAATTCGTCGAAAGCGGGGTAGCGTTTGATGACCTTGTTGGCGAAAATCCGTGACAGGCGCGGGTCGAGGCGGGTATCGATCAGCTCCGGCTCGCCGATGGCCTGCAGCATGCGCTCGGCGGGGGTGGCGTAGGCGGTCGGGTCGTCGCGGCAGATCTCCAGGTACTCCTGGAGGGTGTATTCTTCCTCCTGTGTGGCTTCGTAACGGTTGCGGTAATGGTCGAAGATCCCCATGAAATCC comes from Methylomarinovum tepidoasis and encodes:
- the radA gene encoding DNA repair protein RadA, with product MARAKVVYSCSECGHTQPKWAGRCPACGAWSTLMETVAEAKPAAGRFAGYAGAAGEGRIVPLGEVEAAEVARIATGLGELDRVLGGGLVKGSAVLIGGDPGIGKSTLLLQAAAALSRSVRILYTTGEESVQQVGLRAERLVADCRRVPVLAETALERISAIAERERPEVLVIDSIQTVYSEQLSSAPGSVAQVRECAAQLVRQAKARQMALFLVGHVTKEGALAGPRVLEHMVDTVLYFEGEAGSRFRVLRAVKNRFGATGELGVFAMTEGGLKEVRNPSAIFLSRQSDDAPGSAVCVIREGSRPLLIEVQALVDDSPLGNPRRITVGMEHNRLAMLLAVLHRHGGVPLAGQDVFVNVVGGVRLAETAGDLAVVAAVLSSLKDRPLPRDWVIFGEIGLTGEVRPVPHGEERLREAAKHGFKRAIVPRANVPKKGVEGMEIAAVRTLQEALEAL
- the alr gene encoding alanine racemase, encoding MSANPRILLDADALRANLARVWALAPQAKVLAVVKADAYGHGLVPVARALAGADGFAVARVGEGIELRRAGIGHPVVVLGGFLDRGEAEACGRHRLDPVIHDPAQSSWLPEDVRPWIKFDSGMHRLGLDEAAFRRIVSRLAPRRPVLMTHLACADETDNPATAEQLRRFGRLCEGTAFEQSCANSAAILAWPQSHGDWVRPGLMLYGISPFPGRSGAELGLRPAMAFRARLIGVRELPAGEAVGYGGAWVARRPTRLGVVAAGYGDGYPREVKPGTPVWIGGRRVPVVGRVSMDLLTVDLTDHPGIAPGAEVELWGPNLPVEEIAACAGTIPYTLVCGITARVARIETERSEDGARQGCL
- a CDS encoding Uma2 family endonuclease, with translation MTPEEQLAQMLRADELGIRLEIVAGLPIWEAQPVYRHQKHVERIAQSIRKGDGKCGCVHALDVYIQFPNGLKRPDIAIFCEEPPEEQQDRALTVVPEAVVEVVSRGFEAKDLELGPPFYLSQGVKDVVVFDPTTLVVLHVRREKTRRLISPVDITLECGCRVTA
- a CDS encoding DJ-1/PfpI family protein is translated as MSKNILLLAGDFVEDYEVMAPFQMLAMAGHRVDAVCPGRKAGDTVKTAVHDFEGDQTYTEKPGHRFALNADFDAVDPAGYDGLVIPGGRAPEYLRLEPKVLEVVRHFAEAEKPIAAICHGAQLLSAARVIEGREISCYPAVAPEVELAGAQYVGPNADYSNAHVDRNFVTAPAWPAHPAWMRAFLELLGTRIET
- a CDS encoding SpoVR family protein — encoded protein: MSERTPLSTGSEWTFELLERYDAEIARLAAEFGLDTYPNQIEVISSEQMMDAYASCGLPVYYHHWSFGKQFLSIEKHYKRGQMGLAYELVINSNPCIAYLMEENTVTMQALVIAHACYGHNSFFKNNYLFRTFTAADAIVDYLVFAKNYITECEERYGEETVEEILDACHALMNYGVDRYRKPPPLSLREEQQRQKEREAYLQSQVNDLWRFTVPESPRRREFREERFPPEPEENLLYFIEKNAPLLEPWQREIVRIVRKIAQYLYPQRHTKVMNEGWATFWHYTLLNRLYDEGLVSDGFMLEFLETHTAVIAQPPFDHDFYNGINPYALGFAMFRDLRRICEHPSEEDRCWFPEIAGSDWLETLDFAMRNFKDESFIAQYLSPRVIRDFHLFAVLDDDQEEELEISAIHDEAGYRAIREKLAEQYNLGSLEPDIQVWSVDTRGDRSLTLRHFQHNRRPLADSAEEVLKHVHRLWGFTVRLETVGERGRVKRCYECG
- a CDS encoding AI-2E family transporter; its protein translation is MQNTSFSCWWLVIPAAVAGLIYLLAPVLMPFVIGALLAYLADPLADRLEAWKLGRTTAVVIVFGLLLLLLIVVLLILIPALERQVSRFLTDLPRYLGWIRDTLIPWLEARLGIDLAEYDPRAVVELLQQDWRRAGGIAAAVAGSLTRSGAVILGWLMNALLIPVVTFYLLRDWDRLVAGVANLLPRRTLPTAARLAREADEVLGAFLRGQLSVMVALGVIYSTGLALVGLNTAMVIGMIAGIISFIPYLGSFVGVVLGVLAALVQFHDLWHVGLVLAVFGVGQMLEGMILTPLLVGDRIGLHPVTVIFAVMAGGQLFGFLGVLLALPTASVIMVLLRHVHELYRASAWYA
- a CDS encoding RNA-guided endonuclease InsQ/TnpB family protein, producing MLLAHRIELKPNHRQATFFAKGCGVARFAYNWALERWQQRYKDGKKVDEALLRKELNAIKREQFPWMLEVPKSAVQQAVKDLGSAFDHFFRRVKNGEKPGFPRFKKRGVNDSFRIDNGPARPGADAVKVKGSAIRIPKLGWVRMREPVRFRGQSKQAIISRQADRWYVSILVDTPHHPNQPRKNHGGAVGVDLGVKALATLSTGEVVEGPKALNRLLRKLRRLNKQLSRKQTGSHNRRKAQMALARLHRRIGNIRKDALHKLTTQLVLNHDIIVIEDLNVSGMMQNRHLSRHIADASFYELRRQLEYKAKLYGCEIVLADRFYPSSKTCSNCGAVKAELKLSERIFRCDTCQFEIDRDLNAAINLEKLAVSFTDRVNACGGMSAGSDAEAPPSEAHPVKQEADIEQVRITPNRFE
- a CDS encoding MerR family transcriptional regulator, with translation MAMGQAAERLGVATGTLRRWARSGRCLRFTAHPTDGTMK
- a CDS encoding DUF2267 domain-containing protein codes for the protein MTAGTGFDPIDRTVQKTFEWLKEIERELGSDDRYRAYHALRSVLHHLRDRLAVNEAADLAAELPLLIRGIFYEGWNPAKVPVKVRHRDEFLGLIARDFPEEPEENAEKIARAVFNVLRRHVAAGEIEDVLNALPKELRELFA